The Syngnathus typhle isolate RoL2023-S1 ecotype Sweden linkage group LG16, RoL_Styp_1.0, whole genome shotgun sequence genome includes a region encoding these proteins:
- the baz1a gene encoding bromodomain adjacent to zinc finger domain protein 1A isoform X1, giving the protein MFPRPWTDSTQMTMTTFNMCARVTRAEGPQEDCSDGAERPPEMPLLHRKAFVRQEPPADLRPDEEVFLCRITHEIFRSYDEFFERTILCNSLVWSCSLTGRADLTYLEAVESERRAKQTLQNFPHSLVRPLLHLAALGRRSRLSELCEDVYSFAKDRFFPGETVDVSGRDEARHMCEILQVHSSHSSTNGAPTVNGHNKSATSNVIVISDSDDDEAAAFQSPSRKRKRPLSPSAFKYEVRIMTEEHSEPFVVRANQISRRKNVMSCERLKLLLKQHCEPADGMVRLKASSVVKYRLAEQNLSHFFPDGPPRFPCSIKNEAGCLPAQAGTWLLKATAAENLKLLQQEEEMMPKAGLKRAQEEAAKLKEDQRQRFEQDKQKRREEKERRKQEKDLEREKLKEEKKKYVERLKLWNKPREDMECEDLKDLPAPTPVRTRLPAELFGKALMVLEFLRAFGEDFGLKDEFPEGVTLEVLEEALVGSDPEGPLCEMLFFFITAIFQALDEEREEAAKDAQEDQSEAQDDYSDRVVSAASADVTSAAAWSQLHLGCGLHEVDLDSCTLSEILRLHILASGADCNHGNPKFRYQRQGGFTSTDDPCVELCSARPALMTKLARAAVYDLTAGEKLSILQALTGKLLTLASSRDLIEECVEEQRIARQELRELRAERHRREREEAARRVRLRKEERLREQEQRLKMKDGRTEASGHPKNTKGDSSEDASLSSAEVKEPTADPKAPTEPPGALTAEELEAEQEKVRELHERIQKAAACTSLHPLGRDRLYRRYWFLPSASALFVEEDGFGLTEDMLRPHPKAAPDPAATDLEDGQRVQQEPAEGSVGSSPAPLHCCGLPVNRPNQWFFYSSVEELDQLMDALNPRGHRESGLKEALQQERERLQEVLQACQRSKYTCTGDPESSRSVPECTAAAETLMEGRLRDLLLDIEDRIHQGTLGTLKVMGRRKWRAALKTGNYRLLNPDGSEAPTEDSTRLNAGHGLPADKMVAVRSLARALGHVERGIERRFLKAPLDSVSDSSRAAKSVLECWRESLLSSSSLSQVFVHLAILERSVRWSRSVLNARCRVCRRKGDADNMLLCDACDRGHHTRCLRPRLKSVPEGEWFCPDCRPKKRSSRLPSRRRSLLDRDIDEEEETMSEEESEDQEESEEEEPDFVVSTRKSQAATPKGRSTQATSKSQQFTTSNGKSKLSGKKDASLLFGAGASGGKAPSSPSGSKNDSGARRSSGRKRAPTPDALPTPSEPRKLVRVAAASSSSSRRSSGRNQGVHELSACELLVVELVRHDDSWPFMKLVTRTQVPDYYDIISRPIALSIIREKVNNCQYLNAGDFISDVELMFSNCLQYNARHTNEAKAGVRLQQFFRVQLSKFGLSEHAPNQVPATKRAHL; this is encoded by the exons AGCGGCCACCCGAGATGCCGCTTCTTCACAGGAAAGCCTTCGTCCGCCAGGAGCCTCCGGCCGACTTGCGTCCCGACGAGGAGGTCTTCCTTTGCCGCATCACCCATGAAATCTTCCGCAGCTACGA TGAATTTTTCGAGAGGACCATCCTTTGCAACAGCCTGGTGTGGAGCTGTTCCTTGACAGGCCGAGCGGATCTCACCTACCTGGAGGCAGTGGAAAGCGAGCGACGGGCTAAGCAGACCCTTCAGAACTTTCCGCACTCACTGGTGCGGCCGCTGCTGCACCTGGCGGCACTTGGGCGTCGCAGCCGCCTGAGCGAGCTCTGCGAGGATGTCTACAGCTTTGCCAAAGACCGCTTCTTCCCCGGTGAGACGGTGGACGTCAGCGGACGCGACGAGGCCAG gcaTATGTGCGAAATCCTTCAGGTCCACTCGTCACATTCCAGCACAAACGGAGCACCAACCGTTAACGGACATAATAAGTCAGCCACCAGCAACGTCATCGTCATCAGTGACAGCGATGATGACGAAGCCGCCGCCTTTCAGAGTCCCAGCAG AAAAAGGAAGAGGCCTCTGAGTCCATCCGCGTTCAAGTACGAGGTAAGGATCATGACTGAGGAGCACAGCGAGCCGTTTGTCGTCAGAGCCAATCAGATCAG TCGCAGGAAAAACGTGATGTCGTGCGAGCGCCTGAAGCTGCTGCTCAAGCAGCACTGCGAGCCAGCCGACGGGATGGTTCGGCTCAAG GCATCCAGCGTGGTCAAGTACCGGTTGGCCGAGCAGAACCTTTCCCACTTCTTCCCGGATGGGCCTCCCCGGTTCCCCTGCAGCATCAAGAATGAGGCGGGCTGCTTGCCGGCACAG GCCGGCACGTGGTTGCTGAAGGCGACGGCGGCGGAGAATCTGAAGCTGctgcagcaggaggaggagatgaTGCCCAAGGCCGGGCTGAAGAGGGCCCAGGAGGAGGCGGCCAAGTTGAAGGAAGACCAGAGGCAGCGCTTTGAGCAGGACAAGCagaagagaagagaggagaAGGAGCGCCGCAAGCAGGAGAAGGATCTG GAGCGTGAAAAGCTgaaggaggagaaaaagaaatacgtGGAGAGGCTGAAACTGTGGAACAAACCCAGAGAAGACATGGAGTGTGAAGACCTGAAG GATCTGCCCGCTCCCACGCCCGTTAGGACTCGTCTGCCGGCCGAGCTCTTCGGGAAAGCCCTGATGGTCCTGGAGTTCTTGCGGGCCTTCGGCGAGGACTTTGGCCTCAAGGACGAATTCCCAGAAGGAGTCACTCTGG AGGTTCTGGAGGAGGCTCTCGTGGGTTCTGATCCGGAAGGTCCTCTGTGTGAGATGCTCTTCTTTTTTATCACGGCCATCTTTCAGGCTCTGGATGAGGAGCGAGAGGAGGCGGCCAAAGATGCGCAAGAAG ATCAGTCGGAAGCTCAGGACGACTATTCGGATCGGGTGGTGTCAGCTGCGAGTGCCGACGTGACCTCGGCTGCCGCCTGGTCTCAGCTCCACCTGGGCTGTGGCCTGCACGAGGTGGACCTGGACAGCTGCACGCTTTCGGAAATCCTACGCCTTCACATCCTAGCGTCCGGCGCCGACTGTAACCACGGCAACCCCAAGTTCCGCTACCAGAGGCAGGGCGGCTTCACGTCCACAGACGACCCCTGCGTGGAGCTCTGCTCAGCCCGGCCGGCGCTGATGACAAAGCTGGCGCGCGCAGCCGTCTACGATCTGACGGCGG GCGAGAAACTGAGCATCCTGCAAGCCTTGACGGGCAAGCTGCTGACTTTGGCGTCCAGCAGAGATCTGATCGAGGAATGCGTGGAGGAGCAACGCATCGCCAGGCAAGAGCTGAGGGAGCTCCGGGCCGAGCGGCACCGCAGGGAGAGAGAAGAGGCGGCGCGCAG GGTGCGCCTTCGCAAAGAGGAGCGTCTGCGCGAGCAAGAGCAGCGCCTTAAGATGAAAGATGGGAGGACGGAAGCGTCGGGCCACCCCAAGAACACAAAAG GTGACTCATCCGAGGACGCGTCTCTCTCCTCAGCCGAAGTCAAAGAACCGACCGCCGACCCCAAAGCTCCAACAGAACCTCCTGGCGCGCTGACGGCGGAGGAACTGGAGGCGGAGCAAGAGAAG GTACGCGAGCTGCACGAGCGCATCCAGAAGGCGGCAGCCTGCACCAGCCTGCACCCGCTGGGCCGGGATCGCCTTTACCGACGGTACTGGTTCCTCCCCTCGGCCTCGGCGCTCTTTGTGGAGGAGGACGGATTTGGCCTGACTGAAGACATGCTGCGGCCCCACCCTAAAGCCGCCCCGGACCCTGCCGCCACCGACTTGGAGGACGGCCAGCGTGTCCAGCAGGAGCCTGCGGAGGGAAG TGTCGGCTCGAGTCCAGCGCCCCTGCACTGCTGCGGCCTACCGGTTAACCGTCCCAACCAGTGGTTCTTCTACAGCTCGGTGGAGGagttggaccagctgatggacgcACTGAACCCACGAGGCCATCGAGAAAGTGGCCTGAAGGAGGCGCTACAGCAGGAGCGTGAGCGTTTGCAGGAGGTTCTGCAGGCCTGCCAGCGCAGCAAGTACACTTGCACCG GCGATCCCGAGTCATCCCGATCTGTCCCGGAATGCACCGCTGCGGCCGAGACCCTCATGGAGGGACGCCTGAGAGACCTGCTGCTGGACATCGAAGACCGCATCCACCAGGGAACGCTGGGAACGCTCAAG GTTATGGGCCGACGCAAGTGGCGGGCGGCACTGAAGACGGGAAACTACCGGCTGCTGAATCCTGATGGAAGCGAAGCCCCAACAGAGGACTCGACTCGCCTGAACGCCGGACACGG GCTGCCAGCAGACAAGATGGTGGCGGTGAGAAGTCTAGCTCGGGCGCTGGGACACGTGGAACGCGGCATCGAGAGGCGCTTCCTCAAAGCTCCGCTAG ACAGCGTCAGTGACAGCAGTCGTGCTGCCAAGTCTGTGCTGGAGTGCTGGAGGGAGTCACTGCTGTCGTCTTCCAGTCTGTCGCAG GTTTTTGTTCATTTAGCCATCCTGGAGAGAAGCGTGCGGTGGTCTCGCTCGGTCCTGAACGCCCGCTGCCGCGTGTGCCGCCGCAAGGGCGATGCCGACAACATGCTCCTGTGCGATGCGTGTGACCGCGGCCACCACACGCGCTGCCTCCGACCACGCCTCAAG AGCGTTCCAGAGGGCGAATGGTTCTGTCCCGACTGCCGGCCCAAGAAGAGGTCCAGCCGCCTTCCTTCGCGACGGCGGTCTTTGCTGGACCGTGACatagatgaggaagaggagacgaTGTCTGAGGAAGAGTCCGAGGACCAAGAGGAGTCGGAAGAGGAAGAGCCCGATTTTGTTGTGAG TACCAGGAAGAGTCAGGCTGCGACCCCCAAAGGCAGGAGCACTCAGGCCACGTCCAAAAGTCAGCAATTCACCACGTCAAATGGGAAATCCAA GTTGTCGGGCAAAAAGGATGCATCGCTTCTGTTCGGGGCCGGTGCGTCGGGCGGCAAGGCCCCGTCGTCCCCGTCCGGCAGCAAGAACGACAGTGGCGCCAGAAGGTCGTCGGGGCGCAAGAGAGCGCCCACCCCAG ACGCTTTGCCGACTCCATCGGAACCTCGTAAGTTAGTCCGTGTAGCCGCCGCCTCGTCCTCGAGTAGCCGCCGCTCGTCCGGGAGGAACCAAGGCGTCCACGAGCTGTCGGCGTGCGAGCTCCTAGTGGTGGAGCTTGTCCGCCACGATGACAGCTGGCCCTTCATGAAGCTGGTGACCCGCACACAG GTGCCCGACTACTATGACATCATCAGCAGACCCATCGCGCTCAGCATCATCCGAGAAAAAGTCAACAACTGCCAGTACCTCAACGCAG GTGACTTCATCTCTGACGTGGAACTGATGTTCTCCAACTGCCTCCAGTACAATGCTCGCCACACCAACGAAGCCAAGGCGGGAGTGCGCCTGCAACAGTTTTTCCGCGTCCAGCTCAGCAAGTTTGGCCTCTCAGAGCATGCCCCAAACCAAGTGCCGGCCACCAAGCGGGCTCACCTCTGA
- the baz1a gene encoding bromodomain adjacent to zinc finger domain protein 1A isoform X5, with amino-acid sequence MFPRPWTDSTQMTMTTFNMCARVTRAEGPQEDCSDGAERPPEMPLLHRKAFVRQEPPADLRPDEEVFLCRITHEIFRSYDEFFERTILCNSLVWSCSLTGRADLTYLEAVESERRAKQTLQNFPHSLVRPLLHLAALGRRSRLSELCEDVYSFAKDRFFPGETVDVSGRDEARKRKRPLSPSAFKYEVRIMTEEHSEPFVVRANQISRRKNVMSCERLKLLLKQHCEPADGMVRLKASSVVKYRLAEQNLSHFFPDGPPRFPCSIKNEAGCLPAQAGTWLLKATAAENLKLLQQEEEMMPKAGLKRAQEEAAKLKEDQRQRFEQDKQKRREEKERRKQEKDLEREKLKEEKKKYVERLKLWNKPREDMECEDLKDLPAPTPVRTRLPAELFGKALMVLEFLRAFGEDFGLKDEFPEGVTLEVLEEALVGSDPEGPLCEMLFFFITAIFQALDEEREEAAKDAQEDQSEAQDDYSDRVVSAASADVTSAAAWSQLHLGCGLHEVDLDSCTLSEILRLHILASGADCNHGNPKFRYQRQGGFTSTDDPCVELCSARPALMTKLARAAVYDLTAGEKLSILQALTGKLLTLASSRDLIEECVEEQRIARQELRELRAERHRREREEAARRVRLRKEERLREQEQRLKMKDGRTEASGHPKNTKGDSSEDASLSSAEVKEPTADPKAPTEPPGALTAEELEAEQEKVRELHERIQKAAACTSLHPLGRDRLYRRYWFLPSASALFVEEDGFGLTEDMLRPHPKAAPDPAATDLEDGQRVQQEPAEGSVGSSPAPLHCCGLPVNRPNQWFFYSSVEELDQLMDALNPRGHRESGLKEALQQERERLQEVLQACQRSKYTCTGDPESSRSVPECTAAAETLMEGRLRDLLLDIEDRIHQGTLGTLKVMGRRKWRAALKTGNYRLLNPDGSEAPTEDSTRLNAGHGLPADKMVAVRSLARALGHVERGIERRFLKAPLDSVSDSSRAAKSVLECWRESLLSSSSLSQVFVHLAILERSVRWSRSVLNARCRVCRRKGDADNMLLCDACDRGHHTRCLRPRLKSVPEGEWFCPDCRPKKRSSRLPSRRRSLLDRDIDEEEETMSEEESEDQEESEEEEPDFVVSTRKSQAATPKGRSTQATSKSQQFTTSNGKSKLSGKKDASLLFGAGASGGKAPSSPSGSKNDSGARRSSGRKRAPTPDALPTPSEPRKLVRVAAASSSSSRRSSGRNQGVHELSACELLVVELVRHDDSWPFMKLVTRTQVPDYYDIISRPIALSIIREKVNNCQYLNAGDFISDVELMFSNCLQYNARHTNEAKAGVRLQQFFRVQLSKFGLSEHAPNQVPATKRAHL; translated from the exons AGCGGCCACCCGAGATGCCGCTTCTTCACAGGAAAGCCTTCGTCCGCCAGGAGCCTCCGGCCGACTTGCGTCCCGACGAGGAGGTCTTCCTTTGCCGCATCACCCATGAAATCTTCCGCAGCTACGA TGAATTTTTCGAGAGGACCATCCTTTGCAACAGCCTGGTGTGGAGCTGTTCCTTGACAGGCCGAGCGGATCTCACCTACCTGGAGGCAGTGGAAAGCGAGCGACGGGCTAAGCAGACCCTTCAGAACTTTCCGCACTCACTGGTGCGGCCGCTGCTGCACCTGGCGGCACTTGGGCGTCGCAGCCGCCTGAGCGAGCTCTGCGAGGATGTCTACAGCTTTGCCAAAGACCGCTTCTTCCCCGGTGAGACGGTGGACGTCAGCGGACGCGACGAGGCCAG AAAAAGGAAGAGGCCTCTGAGTCCATCCGCGTTCAAGTACGAGGTAAGGATCATGACTGAGGAGCACAGCGAGCCGTTTGTCGTCAGAGCCAATCAGATCAG TCGCAGGAAAAACGTGATGTCGTGCGAGCGCCTGAAGCTGCTGCTCAAGCAGCACTGCGAGCCAGCCGACGGGATGGTTCGGCTCAAG GCATCCAGCGTGGTCAAGTACCGGTTGGCCGAGCAGAACCTTTCCCACTTCTTCCCGGATGGGCCTCCCCGGTTCCCCTGCAGCATCAAGAATGAGGCGGGCTGCTTGCCGGCACAG GCCGGCACGTGGTTGCTGAAGGCGACGGCGGCGGAGAATCTGAAGCTGctgcagcaggaggaggagatgaTGCCCAAGGCCGGGCTGAAGAGGGCCCAGGAGGAGGCGGCCAAGTTGAAGGAAGACCAGAGGCAGCGCTTTGAGCAGGACAAGCagaagagaagagaggagaAGGAGCGCCGCAAGCAGGAGAAGGATCTG GAGCGTGAAAAGCTgaaggaggagaaaaagaaatacgtGGAGAGGCTGAAACTGTGGAACAAACCCAGAGAAGACATGGAGTGTGAAGACCTGAAG GATCTGCCCGCTCCCACGCCCGTTAGGACTCGTCTGCCGGCCGAGCTCTTCGGGAAAGCCCTGATGGTCCTGGAGTTCTTGCGGGCCTTCGGCGAGGACTTTGGCCTCAAGGACGAATTCCCAGAAGGAGTCACTCTGG AGGTTCTGGAGGAGGCTCTCGTGGGTTCTGATCCGGAAGGTCCTCTGTGTGAGATGCTCTTCTTTTTTATCACGGCCATCTTTCAGGCTCTGGATGAGGAGCGAGAGGAGGCGGCCAAAGATGCGCAAGAAG ATCAGTCGGAAGCTCAGGACGACTATTCGGATCGGGTGGTGTCAGCTGCGAGTGCCGACGTGACCTCGGCTGCCGCCTGGTCTCAGCTCCACCTGGGCTGTGGCCTGCACGAGGTGGACCTGGACAGCTGCACGCTTTCGGAAATCCTACGCCTTCACATCCTAGCGTCCGGCGCCGACTGTAACCACGGCAACCCCAAGTTCCGCTACCAGAGGCAGGGCGGCTTCACGTCCACAGACGACCCCTGCGTGGAGCTCTGCTCAGCCCGGCCGGCGCTGATGACAAAGCTGGCGCGCGCAGCCGTCTACGATCTGACGGCGG GCGAGAAACTGAGCATCCTGCAAGCCTTGACGGGCAAGCTGCTGACTTTGGCGTCCAGCAGAGATCTGATCGAGGAATGCGTGGAGGAGCAACGCATCGCCAGGCAAGAGCTGAGGGAGCTCCGGGCCGAGCGGCACCGCAGGGAGAGAGAAGAGGCGGCGCGCAG GGTGCGCCTTCGCAAAGAGGAGCGTCTGCGCGAGCAAGAGCAGCGCCTTAAGATGAAAGATGGGAGGACGGAAGCGTCGGGCCACCCCAAGAACACAAAAG GTGACTCATCCGAGGACGCGTCTCTCTCCTCAGCCGAAGTCAAAGAACCGACCGCCGACCCCAAAGCTCCAACAGAACCTCCTGGCGCGCTGACGGCGGAGGAACTGGAGGCGGAGCAAGAGAAG GTACGCGAGCTGCACGAGCGCATCCAGAAGGCGGCAGCCTGCACCAGCCTGCACCCGCTGGGCCGGGATCGCCTTTACCGACGGTACTGGTTCCTCCCCTCGGCCTCGGCGCTCTTTGTGGAGGAGGACGGATTTGGCCTGACTGAAGACATGCTGCGGCCCCACCCTAAAGCCGCCCCGGACCCTGCCGCCACCGACTTGGAGGACGGCCAGCGTGTCCAGCAGGAGCCTGCGGAGGGAAG TGTCGGCTCGAGTCCAGCGCCCCTGCACTGCTGCGGCCTACCGGTTAACCGTCCCAACCAGTGGTTCTTCTACAGCTCGGTGGAGGagttggaccagctgatggacgcACTGAACCCACGAGGCCATCGAGAAAGTGGCCTGAAGGAGGCGCTACAGCAGGAGCGTGAGCGTTTGCAGGAGGTTCTGCAGGCCTGCCAGCGCAGCAAGTACACTTGCACCG GCGATCCCGAGTCATCCCGATCTGTCCCGGAATGCACCGCTGCGGCCGAGACCCTCATGGAGGGACGCCTGAGAGACCTGCTGCTGGACATCGAAGACCGCATCCACCAGGGAACGCTGGGAACGCTCAAG GTTATGGGCCGACGCAAGTGGCGGGCGGCACTGAAGACGGGAAACTACCGGCTGCTGAATCCTGATGGAAGCGAAGCCCCAACAGAGGACTCGACTCGCCTGAACGCCGGACACGG GCTGCCAGCAGACAAGATGGTGGCGGTGAGAAGTCTAGCTCGGGCGCTGGGACACGTGGAACGCGGCATCGAGAGGCGCTTCCTCAAAGCTCCGCTAG ACAGCGTCAGTGACAGCAGTCGTGCTGCCAAGTCTGTGCTGGAGTGCTGGAGGGAGTCACTGCTGTCGTCTTCCAGTCTGTCGCAG GTTTTTGTTCATTTAGCCATCCTGGAGAGAAGCGTGCGGTGGTCTCGCTCGGTCCTGAACGCCCGCTGCCGCGTGTGCCGCCGCAAGGGCGATGCCGACAACATGCTCCTGTGCGATGCGTGTGACCGCGGCCACCACACGCGCTGCCTCCGACCACGCCTCAAG AGCGTTCCAGAGGGCGAATGGTTCTGTCCCGACTGCCGGCCCAAGAAGAGGTCCAGCCGCCTTCCTTCGCGACGGCGGTCTTTGCTGGACCGTGACatagatgaggaagaggagacgaTGTCTGAGGAAGAGTCCGAGGACCAAGAGGAGTCGGAAGAGGAAGAGCCCGATTTTGTTGTGAG TACCAGGAAGAGTCAGGCTGCGACCCCCAAAGGCAGGAGCACTCAGGCCACGTCCAAAAGTCAGCAATTCACCACGTCAAATGGGAAATCCAA GTTGTCGGGCAAAAAGGATGCATCGCTTCTGTTCGGGGCCGGTGCGTCGGGCGGCAAGGCCCCGTCGTCCCCGTCCGGCAGCAAGAACGACAGTGGCGCCAGAAGGTCGTCGGGGCGCAAGAGAGCGCCCACCCCAG ACGCTTTGCCGACTCCATCGGAACCTCGTAAGTTAGTCCGTGTAGCCGCCGCCTCGTCCTCGAGTAGCCGCCGCTCGTCCGGGAGGAACCAAGGCGTCCACGAGCTGTCGGCGTGCGAGCTCCTAGTGGTGGAGCTTGTCCGCCACGATGACAGCTGGCCCTTCATGAAGCTGGTGACCCGCACACAG GTGCCCGACTACTATGACATCATCAGCAGACCCATCGCGCTCAGCATCATCCGAGAAAAAGTCAACAACTGCCAGTACCTCAACGCAG GTGACTTCATCTCTGACGTGGAACTGATGTTCTCCAACTGCCTCCAGTACAATGCTCGCCACACCAACGAAGCCAAGGCGGGAGTGCGCCTGCAACAGTTTTTCCGCGTCCAGCTCAGCAAGTTTGGCCTCTCAGAGCATGCCCCAAACCAAGTGCCGGCCACCAAGCGGGCTCACCTCTGA